The sequence below is a genomic window from Stigmatopora nigra isolate UIUO_SnigA chromosome 4, RoL_Snig_1.1, whole genome shotgun sequence.
tacaatttCAATAGAGAAACCTTTTACTTGTTCTCATTGCAGCTTTCAACCTCATTATCAATCTCTGCcaactttatatatttatttatgtatttatatatatttttatatttatatattttgtgtttatatatCAGCCAGAAGATCTTGAACTTACAATTCTAATCTTATCACCAACTGACTCCAAGTTAGCTGACTCCTAACTCTCAGTTGCTCTTGGAGAAGTCATTAGCCTAAGGGCTACACATACTGTATGTTCTTTCCTTAATGGGTTTCTTTCCACCCTGCATTGTGAGTGCTGTACGCGATTCAGGCCAATAATACAGAATGGCTTGTGTCCACTGTTGTGACTGatgaaaatcaattttaagCGTGTTAAATTGTATAAAGGGAACACATGGGTTGTGGGGGGCGGACACTAAAGTGGCTTTGTCAAACACTGTTGAAGAGTTAGCTTCAAACATTACAAAagatgattgaaaaaaaatcattaacaatCAACAAAATGGCATGTTAAAGAAAAGTTGTTTCACAAACATACCTGTAATAGGTGCCTCCACCTCCAACATGCATTTCTCTTGCCGAAGGATGTTGGCTCCATCGTTGATGATCTTTAGGGCTACTTCTTCTTCCACCCTGCCCTCTTTGACAAGATGGTTACGTAGCAGCTCAGCGTTGGGTTTGCTATCTTCAAATAGCTCTTTTATAGTCAATTTATGTTGTGGGGGGTATGGCACAGCTGTTGAATAGGAAAACAGTGGATTATTTAGGCGAAAAATGTCTGTAAAAGCACAAGTCACTACACAAATTGAAACTATTTGCATATTCCCAAGCATTTTCAGTATGTAGATTTGGCATGTGAAGTGTTACAAGCTCAACGATGACAGGAAAAGCATAGCCATTGGGAactgattttgagtgaaaatgaaATCCTAGAAGGAGAGGAGGTACACTCATGAATCTGCATGTCGCCGAGGTACGTAATATGCAAGATGAGGCTGTGCACCTTAACACGACTTGTCTTCCTCCAACAAACTGCTACGCACCACCCACACAATCCTTTTAGTGATCAGCAAAAAAGGTCAGCTCAATGCGTTTGAGGCCACTACCTGAGAGCTTCATGATTAAAATCCACTTAAAAGCCCATTTGTTCTCACAGTCTAATTTAGCAAAAATATAGTGCCGTGAGGAAGACAACCAACACAACTGCATCTGAAATAAGGAAGATACTAGCATAGTGTAAACATAATCCactatgtaaaataaatacaagtacaattgcCATTCAGTCACTTCACATTTAcataaaactatgaaaaaaatgcatgacttATAggccggaaaatacggtagttctcTTGATAAAATaatgggtgtggcttatatttAAGAGTACCATCGAGTTGGAAAATTCCATTtttctaaaacaaaataaagtaaattttTGTCATGACTCTTGTAACGATCACATTATAGGGCACTTATTATAGCATGGGGCTTGTTTATACACACGTTGAACATTTTTCTATGAAAAATGCATTGACTGCTGCGGTATAAATAACCAATAAGTGCACCTCAGCCTTCAAGGCACGGCCGTGAAGAGAGCCGTAAGCTGAGGTGGTGCAAGCTTTAAGAACAGATTAGGTAAAGCCTCTATTAGCAAGGGCTTCCAGATTCAGGGGCTGTTTACTTAAAAGCCCTGACACACTCGCGACAGCTCTGGTAAGGAACAAAGCAGGTttttgaaactaaaaacaatattgatgacctatcaaaaaaaaagaaaaagaaaaaatcctagCACCACAACCACATTTAATGGCTTCTCCAAAtaccaccttaaaaaaaaacaaagcgacCTGCAATTGATGAAACAGATATCATTCAATGCATAGAATAATCTAGTCTAGCAAATTAAACTGACAAGTAAGACTCTGACTAGAAGGAAACAAATACGACCACAAAACTTGTGAGCTATTGACCATGAGGAATACATAAGCACGCAGTTCTAAACAGCAATTCATAAAGATAAATGCATCCAAATGTGGTCTGTACAAACTGTTCAAATACAGATAGGGAAGTAGCACTGTCTGTCATTGAACAGTGGCACTTCATTCAAACAGAGTACAGGGAAATAAAACGAGCACAAATGTTTGTTCTCTCAACGAGGTGAAGTAGGCTTTTACAGGCAAGTgaggaaaaatgttttgttcaaaataaataGGTCCCAACGCCCTgcactgggattttttttaaatttattattaGAGGGCTTGGAGCTTAATTAGCATTAATGTTTGATGAACTCTTCTTGAAAATGACAGACACACATTGGGCTATTGCTGCACTGCATCAACACCCACGCCGTCTGGCACGACAACAAACGCCTCAAGAAACAAAGGCACTACTATTTACCATCCCGCCCACTCTAGATTGTGTTTGGCCAGTGTTATGGTCCAGTACCTAGAATATGTTTGCTATTGTTTTGAAATCAATACGATATAGACATAATTGAATGATAAAGATGTGGCTGAATAGAGATGAATGGAGCAGACTGGCTGACTGAATTATAAAACCCTCTTCAGATTGCTCTAATTATCAGTGAATGCATTAATTATCCTTGCATGTTAATCAGAAAATCCTTGAGTTTATTCCTCATTGCCATCAGTCAAAGTGGCTTTGACGGTAGCTTGCAAAATTGGCTTATATAGTCCACTTttgcttcattttaaaaagccgAAATGTCCTTTCGGGCTATCACAATAGCTAACAAGTGGTTCAAGAAATTGATGGCTAATTATTTGGAATTTCAAACTGTTGTTTAAGTCATTTCCAGACCTACAATTGTGTTAGttagtcaatcacagggcacattgGGGCGAATAACCATTGACCATATCGATAATATTGTAGATATTGTCCAATAATATGTGTGTTGTtgaacaagaatgctgttatatACTAAACCCAATGAAACAATGTTGTTTCTTACATGCTTTGTGGTCTTCTTCTTTAGTCTTGGATGGTTTAAACATGCAAGGTTTTGCTGGGTAGTGCCGCTAGGATAATTGACTCAAAGAAGACGGGTGTTGTTTGGGCACAGTCATTGAAGACGCCTACAGCGTTTCAGAACTAACAGGCCaagcatttttcttcattttcaaagCTTAATTACATACAATAATGAGTGTATTACACGCTTAAGGCATTTTGGATTCATGCAAATCTGGCAGGCTTGGTAACAGTCTTTACTTTTGcccaagaaaataattaaatatttcctTCTTGGACTGCCACTCACATACAAGTAGGAATACAGCTAAATGTTGGTTTGTTTGCTTGATTTCTGTTGGAAATAGTTACTTAATATCTAGGGAAATATAAACTAGGTCAGGGTTCACTCTTCTAATGTGGACCTTGGAGAATGAAACTTTAATGCATGGTGGACTTAAATACACCAGTTACCCCAGAGATGCCATGCTTCCGAAATATGTGGCACAGATTACATTGTATCACAATGGGTGTAATGACTATCCCATTTTAATTAAACATATTAGTTTCAGGCTTTCCCTAAATGACGATTGACTCCTAAGTAGTGTTGTCCTTTTGTTCCTTCTCCGGTTCCTGTTCTCTCTCTGACCAGCATGTGGCTGGCCATGTTGGGAAGATCACTGGGGAGATTCTTTCCACAATTACCTCCCTCACTCTCCACTGGCTCACACTTCAGCATTCCAGTCCCCTGGCAGGACACACTCCGAGTGCCCTTGCCGACAGACATAGGCGTGGGTTTTGCTTGCTTTAAGTAGTCGTACAGTTGGTTTGTATTTGGTTgcgttgggttatggtttcggttgggTTGGGTTGGGTTTTGGCTTGGGTTTCCCCAGGGATTGCCTCAACCCTTGCCTTGCCAGTTCATTGGTAGACTAGACACAACAAGTGGTGTCCTGTCTGCTCTACGAAGCAGTGAGACCTCAGGGTGAAAGAATCCATCTTGTCTTATTCTGCTAGCAACCCGATCGGACCTCGGGTATTCCCGCGAGTGAGCCCGACCGACCCTGAAGAATTAGGTATTCCACTGTCCTAAATGTCAAGGACAGTCAGCACCAAGATAGGACTATGACTCTCCTTTGATTTACACTGAAATGCCACATACATAAACAAAATAACTGCAGTGTAGATGATGTGCCTATTAAGTTACAGACATGTATTTGTGGAACAGGTGATTAACAGGTTATGTACAATTGCTCATGCATTCATTTACACAGAGTCAATTTAGATCTGCAAAAGAGGGAGCGGCTCagattcaaaatgaaaaataataaaagaaaatataaaaaacataaGTGAAGGCCATCGCTCACCTTTAATGAGCCGTTCCGTTGTGGACTGTTTCTCTTGTTTGTCTTTATCCTTTCCTGACATCCTTGCTTcgtttgtttttagttgttaAAATGTGGTGCTGCTCTCCTCCACGTTAGCTTGGGACAAAGTAGCGCATCGGTTTCGTGCTCTTGACTTTGGGGTTTAATATTGATTTTACCAACATACAGTGGAGTGTCGGCGGGggtggaataagaaaaaaataaggctaTGCAAGGAGCTGCAGCTCTTTGTGCTGTGCTAGCTTACTTGCAGCAACATTAATGCTGGAAGAAATTTTTCGAAATGTGCAAAATGAAAAAGGGGACTTCCTTTGTTTTGGAGAACGATGTCACTCCCAGCCAATGTGCAAATACCTGAATAATAGCTAGAGCCCAGGGTGGCGTTCCGAGATAATCCGATTGAGTTAGTACTCTATTTTTCGCTAGTTAGCCAGCTAACATATTGAATGTAGTGGCAAGTGGGCGAAgaggaaaaaatggcaaatgaaGACTGATCGTTCATCTTCGAGGTACAAGACGCTccgggaagaagaagaagaagaagaagaagaagaagaaaaaggacgGCGTTGAGGTAACGGGTAAAGTCGTTCCAAGAGACAGAGCAGGTCTTGACAGTGTatccgtcctcctcctcctcagatTAAAGTGTAATCTGACAGTGTGAAGAGGCAACGGTGGATTTCCTACAACATGGTGGAGCCGCCGTGACGTGACTATGGAAACGTGACACGTGGGTTGGGGCTGCGTTCACAAACACTGGGCGAAAATGTCACTTCATACATAATTGTGGATTAACAATTTCACAAATTAGcattagaaagaaaaataaatcgaGTTTATTGACTGTTATAAAAGTTTACTGAATATTGGTTtggtaatgacaaaaataaaacataaattaatAACTATAGATTATGCATCTATAATGGTCTATAATGGACTTCATTGAAACCATAAATGCAACTGtggtaaataaatatagatCAGTATTATTTTTGCAAATCTTTTAGAAATATATTCAATTGAAAAAATGTCCACCTAATGGTGCAGTGCCAGCCAAtcagggttcgaatcccaccgggtggtgcgagtggttgtgcctgtagttggctgggataggcttcacactatttaaataagtaatacataataAGTTTCTAGAAATAGAAACAACACAAATTCATGCATTATCCATCAGAATACACTAGATGGCCATATTGTTCAATGTGTAGAAATCAAATTCACCCTGATAGGATCACCATGAAGTCAGTACTGAGCACATTATGAAAATAAACTTAATACAAACACTGATAGAAAAATTCGAGATTTATTTAacttgaaaataacaaaattccACCTAAACATACAGAATAAGTAAACACCTAAACAGTACATTGAAAATATCACCAACCACATAAAACCATGGCTACAGGTATCAGGTCAGCTCAAcagcagctaaaaaaaaaaaaaaaaaaaaaaaaaactttttttttctttttttttttccaaactaagTACATACGCCATGCACAAAATAATTATACTTTCATCTTTAGAAATGCTTTTTTCCGTCAAGTCATTTACGATTTATCTTCCAATTCTGCCTACTTAAAACTCTTATCTTGAGGCCTGACGCAACTGTGAAAAAGATTAGGTCATTTCCTTTCACGcgttgtgtttaaaaataaaataaaaaatttgcacatgcaaaaatattctGTCACGCCACGCACACCTTAGAACAATGAAGGAAGGATTTTTAGGGAGATCACAAGCACCAGTAGGCAGAAAGCCTGATGATGTCACCCTGGCACATGCTCAATGGTCTGGCCTTCTGCCTCTCTCATGTTGAGAGCAGATGATAACAAACTCGACAGTCGCAAGCTGCTCATTTCAGAAGAACAAATCATCACATTTCCCAAACCGGAACAAAGTCTGTGAGCAAAATAGAAGAAATGGAGCAGTCAGTAGGAAGTGGTCGACGCCACTATTCGTGTAGGCACTCGCGGTTCTTAAACAGTGCACAGCAACAGCAGTTAAGGGTGAAAAGTGATGTTTTAgttacaacacaaaaaaagttatttccaACTTGTGGCTTGTTAAATAAGTTCCTATGAAAAAATCTGCTTTGAACATGTGCAAATGCATTTTGGAATCACATAATACACATTGCAGACAATTCAACTGAAGACACAGTAACACAGAACTTTGAAACAGTGATGCATAAAGCCTTTGGTGCTCAGAAAGATAAAACACGCATATTTTTTTGAGGACAAAAAGTATTGAAGATTGTTGGAAGAAGCCCCAGACCAAACAAAGGGCGCTTAAGACAAAAAGATACACAAAGCGCGGCACAAAAACGTAATTCTAAAGACACGCAAACAAATTGTACTGTATGGCAATATTCAAATCCTTCATCTGGGCTTTAAAAGGCTGAAATAATCGAAAATAATTCAGCCCGCCATCTTTTCCAGTCCCTTTTGACATATTGGACTAAGTGCAAAAGTAAAGCCCTCTTTGAACAAGGCGGTTGTGGACCCTCTGAGACCCCTTTGCATTTTGATTCACCAACCAAAAGATATCCTATTCATGAGTTATCAGTCTAGATTGTTTATCAGACACATATCTAAGTCCTATTCAACAGAATGATGCAGAAATGATGTTATTTTCTATGTACCATATGAATGTggatagtaaataaaatcacagCGTAGATGCTTTTCCCCCCTGAATATATTTCGGGAAATGATATTTTTGTCATAACACAGTAATTATGGTCTCTGTGCTTGCATACACATAAccagtaatatatatattagtatgATGCAAGTGGAAAACAATGAAGAAGTAAACCTAGTTTCCCCTTGAGTTCCATTGACGTTTAGGGAATAAGTCCGTAGAGTGGAGGGATCAAAAACTAATGGGCTTACAAAGGTGAGGGCACTGAACATAGACAAAATGCTAATAGATGACAACCTCAACAAGCCACACACTGCAGCTTATCGTGATAGGCTTCACCGAGTGCTTTCCTTTGTGGAGATTTGGGCCGGGCTGGTCgtgccatttttgttgttgttgttgttgttgttgttgttgttcggaGTGTGAGGTGCGAACAGATCCCCACAATTACAGATCAACTTCAGCTTAAACGTCACCGTTGCAGACGGTGCCGTGCTGACCTCTGGTTTGTCTGGGAATTGGTCATAATCGAAACGACGAAAGCCAGAGAAAATAGTTCTCAAAAGAGTTCCAGTGGTGAAGAGTCCTTGGCACGCACTGCTAACTCTTTGGGTGGTAATGGCCTTGATTCATTGAATCATGAAGCCAGGTTGCGGGGCCACACGAGAAGGGGGTTTCCTCGGCAAAGCGGAAGGGTACTGTGCTAGGAAAGGATAGCCTGACGAAACATTCGGGTAAGGTTGACCCGTTCGAGGAGGAATTGGTGGATACGGTGACACGGCGTACAAGGTCGAAGGCGCAGGGTCGGCTGTTGGAACTGGATGTAGCAGCGGGGCCGGCTGGGACGGGGGAGCTGGAGGCTTCCTTCTAGGCTGAAGAAGAGGGGATGAGTCACTGCCTGCTTCCGTGAGGAAGGAGACCGAGGGTCGAGCTCCTATTGATATATCCTGAGATCGGGAGTTAGATACCGATGCCTGTGGAAGCTGATGACCCTTGAGCACCATCTCTTGCAGCTTCTCGATCTTCACTCTTCTCAAGTGCGCCAGCTTCCTCTGGTTCTGGTAGGAATCAATAAAGGCTTCTAAGGTCACGTCGCCATCCAAGAAAGAATCGGCCATGTTCTGGGGAAGGAAATCATGTGCAACACATCAGTACATTACAAGAGAGCATGCAATGACAACAAGTACTCAGTCAATGGGTTTATAATGACGGCCTGGCAGGTATATTGAATCCGTACAGATTTGCAGGAAACAGATTTTTGGAGACAGCAATGTCATTACCTCCGTTTCCTCTTCTACTTTGGCTCCCTCTGCTTGTAGTAGAGCCAACAGAATGTCCAGAGACGAGTTGCCAGTTTTCTGatctaaaacaacaaataaagtaTGCCCAATTAAATGAGAACGAGTGCTAGGAGACACAGAACAGATTTACATTTATCAAACTATAGTTTTTTCTGAATCAATGAAAGACTTATTAAGGTTGTTTACTTGTCAAATCAAACATTTCATCAGACAACACATCTGGGTATGGAAACATGATTTTCACAGAGgaagtcataaaagaaaaaataaagtgcCATCAGCATATCTAACAACCCCAATTGCTTTCTGTTTGTGCATAACTTCTTCAAATGAAGTGATCACGTTACCCCTTAATCTCTAAGGTTTCGGTTTTGTTTGAGGTCCTATGCAAGTCTGAAAGTGAACACCAGGAATTACTTTGTATCAACACAAAACACCAAAGAGTTAATTAATCGGCCAGGTCCTGTACGTGACACATTTCCTCTTCCAAATGTCCATTTCACATAAAATAATGGCAAAGATTCAATGAAGTATTATGGTACAACTAATAATGAGTCTTCCCCCATTAACCCCAAATGTATTATATCTTAGGTCACCCAGATTCACATCCTTAACAGTCCATGTACAGATACTATGCATACATTTTTATACTTAGTTTATTTTAGGCAGTTGGAATGTGAAATGCCAGAACATATAAGGTATCTTATTTTACTATCTCCTCTACTGATGCCCCTGAGAGCCAGAACATAAATATTTGCCCTAAGTAAGCATAAAGACTCGTAGTGGACAACGTCCTAGTAAACTGGATCAATTCCACAACACTGCACACAGTGCACATCCTTCACCGATTAAACTACCACTTCCAGTAGCCATCCCAAAAAAAGGTCATCTTAACAAAGGGATAAAGCTCTGACATTGTGTAGAATTGTCTTCAATCCAATGCAGAAGAATCTCCGGTATAAGGATAGCAGAATAAGGAAGTTCAGAAACCAActggtgcgtgtgtgtgtggacagTATTTCATCATCatgaaagataaacaaataCTGGAAATGTGAGACTTATCCTGTGACTGCCAGCAGCTACAGTCAAACGAGGAATTATAAGGGAAATGCTATCAAAACCTACTTTATATCAGTAGCATGATAATAAGATTCCAGGAAGAACAAAGCATCTTGGCCTAAAAATTCTGCCTATGGTGATGTAGGGAAAAGAgacaaatgtaattaattttatttgttatttctaTATATGAAGgtaagatttgatttttttttaaactttcccTGTATAAAACGTTTCATAGTTTCTACAAACAGCAATATCCTTTGCAGTCTCATTTCAGGAAATACAATGAATCCATAGACACCATCATTTCAGAACTAAAAAGCCAGTACTGTCCAGtggaaaacagacaaaaaaaaagtcaggctCAGTCATCCACCATTCGCTCTGCCCACTGCTTATGTTTCCCATCAGGCTTTGGCAGTACAATGGTCCACTGTGCTACAACCTCCAACAAGGTAACGCAGTGCTGTGGCATTGGACAAGGTTTGCCCTTACAGTTTATCTCAAtcaaacaagcatttttttccgtACCTTTAGATAATAAATACGGCTAAACAGCTAGATTTGGTGCACAAAATGTCAAcacaatttttcattttatttttttaaggagcgGTATGCCCACTAGTGTAGACTTGCCACTGCAGGCTTAATGGTGATATGATACtgaaaaaatgttgcattaatAGAACAATAAAAACAGGTAAAAAGAAGGTGAAGCAACTCAAAATGTAGAGCTAGAAATTGTGAAACCTCATTTCAAACTAATAATGACTCTTTGACCAGCATAGGTGAAAGGGGAAAATATACAATTCTAGCAAACAGCAATACTTTCCATTTTGCTGCTATTGTTATAAATAAAGCGTCTGGCTGATGATTGAAAGTTTGCATGCCTCCACACCCAAAGCACACAAGTAGTGCATGGTTTGAGTCTAATGCAGCTAAAGTGAAACTTTTGTCACGATAATCTATAGTGAAGAGCTCAAGCTATTTTGAGATAGTTGCTGAGCAACCACTGCGTCAACACAATACGAGTATGGCGACATCGTGGTCGGAAAGCAGTGTGAAGGAGCGTCAGCAATAATGAGACTGCATCAGACTCCATTTAGATTTGTGAGATTTCACTATCTAAAATAAAAGCAGACAAATCAGCACCTGGTGATGTAACAACTTCTCGAAATAAGATATTAGCAACGCCTAAAAGGGAAATAGCCAAACTggaaaaacaagtttgagaggACAGTGTTTGTCCAAATGAACAGCAATACCACAACCAGCACAAGAAATGCATGTTCAAATTAATTTACACTCAATTTGAAATTGAGGAAccctgcagcctatcccagacaactTTGCGGCAGATTGTGAGCAATAACCTGAATTgctggtcagccaatcacagggcacaatgagacaaacgaccattcacccacacactcataccaagggaaAAAGAGTGTTCAACCCTAACAATTTTTCacttctgtatatatatatatatgtattactaGGTTTAACATGACTTGTAAACATTAACCTCGTaagacccagactcttgcaaggcatgcattttaattttccctttgatatttaggctaattggagCCCAATGAGCGTAATAACAAAGAATTATAATTTTACATGAtgagtttctgagaaaaatgttcataatgaTGATCATATGTGGACGCCAAGAAATTGTAGtcaaaaatttaacattgtagtctttgacaaacataaaaaacatgACGTCCACATGTGTGGTAGTACATTTCTCTTCCATAAAAATGgtcctggaaaaaaatacataatgagTTTATGCATGATAAGATTGGCTCTTGTGATTTTATCTGCTTCAATAAAAGAATGCCAACATCAAGGTTGGATGGACTGTGTTACAGTAGGCATAATAAATGGGCTTTTATACCTAGAGTGGACTTGCGTAGCTGATAAGCTTCAAAGCTTTCTTGAAGGGATCCATATTTCTTTGTCAGAGTCTCCTTCTTGAGCTCAAGGCCAGGTTGGAGGGCAAGGTTTTGCTCTGCCTGGGTTCTGTTGTTAACAAGTGTTGTCTCTTTGCTCTGCTGGACATCCTGCATCTGGGAAAACATGTCAGCAATATAttaaagcaaaagaaaatgaatcaacCCTGCACTTAAGATATGACAAATTAACCATACAAACAATAGAATGTGTTAAAGAGTGACTCACTTAAACACTCAAACTTTGTTCTGTTTCTACACCGAGCAAAGGAAAAACATGTTATACTGGAAAAGTagctaaatatataaaataccaTTGTGTCAAGTAACCAGCTTGCGCTATCATAGAAGAT
It includes:
- the LOC144195285 gene encoding vacuolar protein sorting-associated protein 37B-like isoform X1, producing the protein MSTFSSKFSEYTLHQLNEFLEDDEKLTKIIGEMDEMQDVQQSKETTLVNNRTQAEQNLALQPGLELKKETLTKKYGSLQESFEAYQLRKSTLDQKTGNSSLDILLALLQAEGAKVEEETENMADSFLDGDVTLEAFIDSYQNQRKLAHLRRVKIEKLQEMVLKGHQLPQASVSNSRSQDISIGARPSVSFLTEAGSDSSPLLQPRRKPPAPPSQPAPLLHPVPTADPAPSTLYAVSPYPPIPPRTGQPYPNVSSGYPFLAQYPSALPRKPPSRVAPQPGFMIQ
- the LOC144195285 gene encoding vacuolar protein sorting-associated protein 37B-like isoform X2 encodes the protein MSTFSSKFSEYTLHQLNEFLEDDEKLTKIIGEMDEMQDVQQSKETTLVNNRTQAEQNLALQPGLELKKETLTKKYGSLQESFEAYQLRKSTLDQKTGNSSLDILLALLQAEGAKVEEETENMADSFLDGDVTLEAFIDSYQNQRKLAHLRRVKIEKLQEMVLKGHQLPQASPRRKPPAPPSQPAPLLHPVPTADPAPSTLYAVSPYPPIPPRTGQPYPNVSSGYPFLAQYPSALPRKPPSRVAPQPGFMIQ